Proteins encoded in a region of the Candidatus Nitrosomarinus catalina genome:
- a CDS encoding winged helix-turn-helix domain-containing protein yields the protein MAEYRTQMKIIGDILSTTRDDLQDENGATVTYLIRKANISHSRISRILKTLVSQGLLEQADTQGSNRYKISQSGREFLQAYHSFSNFADNFGLNI from the coding sequence ATGGCAGAATATAGAACACAAATGAAAATAATTGGAGACATATTGTCAACAACTAGGGATGACCTTCAAGATGAAAATGGAGCTACAGTAACATATCTAATTAGAAAAGCAAATATTTCTCATTCTAGAATTTCTAGAATTTTAAAAACATTAGTTTCACAAGGTTTGTTAGAACAAGCTGATACACAGGGTTCAAACAGATATAAAATTAGTCAATCAGGAAGAGAATTTCTTCAAGCATATCATTCATTTTCAAATTTTGCAGATAATTTTGGTTTAAATATTTAA
- a CDS encoding THUMP domain-containing protein: MNLIVTCARNLEGEAEEEIIDILDELGDPDIKISVSNMSGIITIQTKLDPIEVVRKMKEILLDEPWSIRYCLRVIPIQKIVETNLEKIQECISSISNKIEDDESYRILIEKRNSDISSKEIITNIANQIKNKVSLDYPDKIILIEILGIVTGISLIKKSDILSLEKTKRSMSE; the protein is encoded by the coding sequence ATGAATCTGATTGTTACCTGTGCAAGAAATTTAGAAGGAGAAGCAGAGGAAGAAATAATAGATATTTTAGACGAGTTGGGGGATCCTGACATTAAAATTTCTGTTAGCAATATGTCTGGAATTATTACTATTCAAACAAAATTGGATCCCATAGAAGTAGTTAGAAAAATGAAGGAGATCTTGTTGGATGAGCCTTGGAGCATCAGATACTGCTTAAGAGTAATTCCAATTCAAAAAATCGTCGAAACAAATCTTGAAAAAATTCAAGAATGTATTTCTAGCATTTCAAACAAAATTGAGGATGATGAATCATATAGAATATTAATTGAGAAAAGAAATTCAGATATTTCAAGTAAAGAAATAATTACAAATATTGCAAATCAAATAAAAAACAAAGTATCATTAGATTATCCAGATAAAATTATTTTAATTGAGATACTAGGAATCGTGACAGGGATTTCACTCATTAAAAAATCAGATATACTTAGTCTAGAAAAAACTAAACGAAGTATGTCAGAGTAA
- a CDS encoding L-threonylcarbamoyladenylate synthase, whose protein sequence is MKVNCQDKGIKKAVEIIENGGVIIFPTDTVYGIGCNPYDTNAVKKIYEIKSREKIKSLPVLASSIQIVKQISIIDKFTEKIIKKYWPGPLTLILKLKDKNLKKSLNLEDKIAVRIPNSECTLKLLNKCNLLVGTSANISGESSFTNPQECMKNVKNYDVFVDGGTITSKGESTIIEIENEKIHIIREGALKKEDIVI, encoded by the coding sequence ATGAAAGTAAATTGTCAGGATAAGGGAATTAAAAAAGCAGTAGAAATTATTGAAAATGGAGGAGTCATAATATTTCCAACAGATACTGTATATGGAATTGGTTGCAATCCATACGATACAAATGCAGTAAAAAAAATTTATGAAATTAAATCAAGGGAAAAAATAAAATCACTACCAGTATTAGCAAGTTCAATACAGATAGTAAAACAAATTAGCATAATAGACAAATTTACTGAAAAAATTATTAAAAAATATTGGCCAGGACCACTTACATTAATTTTAAAATTAAAAGATAAAAATTTAAAAAAATCATTGAATTTAGAAGATAAAATTGCAGTGAGAATTCCAAATTCAGAATGCACTTTAAAATTATTAAACAAATGTAATTTACTAGTCGGTACAAGTGCAAATATTTCGGGGGAGTCGTCATTTACAAATCCTCAAGAATGCATGAAAAATGTCAAAAACTATGATGTTTTTGTTGATGGAGGAACAATTACAAGTAAAGGCGAATCAACAATTATTGAAATAGAAAATGAAAAAATTCACATCATCAGAGAAGGCGCACTAAAAAAAGAGGATATTGTGATTTGA
- the cgi121 gene encoding KEOPS complex subunit Cgi121 gives MIAVKLVGGAKKSFNSEQFQIEKSDISVNELLEHLLKIKPNDTSELDIENILIAINGSDSSAMNGKDTIISDGDVVSIIPVIHGGSSKKLTFEIEKKQIHIIEICGQKKIDIQFLDDLREKYPKLKFQVISSNFVLNASHLKKILSISMNAEKNNILLSNKLETDILMRFASTLQISNAISSVGLKPSVNFILIVIGNKNHFNSVYSELSPLCVNLFLKNHSSFIKKHFNISKKHTDSVYSKTPLEDILVEKASILL, from the coding sequence ATGATTGCTGTAAAATTAGTCGGTGGTGCAAAAAAATCATTTAATTCTGAACAATTTCAAATTGAAAAATCCGATATATCTGTTAATGAATTACTTGAGCATTTGTTAAAAATTAAACCTAATGATACTTCTGAGCTTGATATTGAAAATATTCTAATTGCAATTAATGGTTCTGATTCTTCAGCCATGAATGGAAAAGATACTATCATCTCTGATGGTGATGTTGTAAGTATAATTCCTGTCATTCATGGTGGTTCCTCAAAAAAATTAACTTTTGAAATTGAAAAAAAGCAAATTCACATTATTGAAATTTGTGGCCAAAAAAAAATTGATATTCAATTTCTTGATGATTTAAGAGAAAAATATCCTAAATTAAAATTTCAAGTTATCTCAAGTAATTTTGTTTTAAATGCTTCTCATTTAAAGAAAATCTTATCGATTTCAATGAATGCAGAAAAAAACAACATTTTACTATCAAACAAGCTTGAAACTGATATTTTAATGAGATTTGCATCGACGTTACAAATTTCTAATGCAATTTCTTCTGTTGGTTTGAAACCTTCAGTTAATTTTATTTTAATTGTAATTGGAAATAAAAATCACTTTAATTCTGTATATTCTGAATTGTCTCCATTATGTGTAAATTTATTTTTGAAAAATCATTCTTCGTTTATTAAAAAGCATTTCAATATTTCAAAAAAACATACTGATTCTGTATATTCTAAAACTCCTCTAGAAGATATTTTGGTCGAAAAAGCTTCTATTTTACTCTGA